A genomic window from Heptranchias perlo isolate sHepPer1 chromosome 20, sHepPer1.hap1, whole genome shotgun sequence includes:
- the LOC137335673 gene encoding zinc finger protein 271-like, which produces MLMHQRVSTRKRPFTCSVCGRGFTSSSHLTAHQLVHSDESDFKCSDCGKSFKSFAEQVKHQQVHTEERPFSCSHCGKRFRQSFRLAEHQLLHAHERPFSCSHCGKRFRQSLHLTEHQRVHTKERPFTCSVCGKGFTRSAHLLTHQGVHTEERPFTCSVCGKGFTRSVHLSTHKRVHTGERPFPCSVCGKGFTRSTDLLTHKRVHTGERPFICSVCGKGFTQSAHLLTHKRVHTGERPFTCSVCGKGFPRSAHLSIHQRVHTGERPFTCSVCGKGFTCSAHLLKHRPVHTGERPFTCSVCGKGFTQSSSLQTHQRVHTGERPFTCSVCGKRFTQSSHFIEHQVVHTDQRPFKCSDCEKRFKRRNDLLKHQRVHTGERPFTCSVCGKGFTRSSNLLTHQRVHTGERPFTCSVCGKGFTRSSDLLRHQRVHSGERPFTCSVCGKGFTESSHLLRHQRVHSGERPFTCSACGKGFTQSYHLLRHQRVHTFQKLDSAVLAAVNHIED; this is translated from the coding sequence ATGCTGATGCACCAGCGAGTTAGCACTCggaagaggccgttcacctgctccgtgtgtgggagggGATTCACTTCTTCCTCCCACCTCACTGCCCACCAGCtggttcactccgatgagagcgATTtcaaatgctctgactgtgggaaaaGCTTTAAAAGCTTTGCAGAACAGGTTAAACACCAGCAAGTGCACACGGAGGAGAGACCGTTCAGTTGCTCCCACTGCGGAAAGCGGTTCAGGCAGTCGTTCCGTCTCGCTGAGCACCAGCTCCTTCACGCTCATGAAAGACCGTTTAGCTGCTCTCACTGCGGGAAGAGGTTCAGACAGTCATTGCATCTCACTGAACACCAGCGAGTCCACACCaaggagagaccgttcacctgctccgtgtgtgggaagggattcactcgctCAGCCCACCTTTTGACACACCAGGGTGTTCACACCGAGGAGAGGCCTTtcacctgttccgtgtgtgggaaggggttcACTCGTTCAGTCCACCTTTCGACACACAAGCGAGTTCACACGGGGGAGAGGCCCTTCCCTtgttctgtgtgtgggaagggattcactcggtccaCTGACCTTTTGACACACAAGCgcgttcacaccggggagaggccgttcatctgctccgtctgtgggaagggattcactcagtcagccCACCTTTTGACACAcaagcgagttcacaccggggagaggccgttcacctgctccgtgtgtgggaagggattccctCGTTCGGCCCATCTTtcgatacaccagcgagttcacactggggagaggccgttcacctgctccgtgtgcgggaagggattcacttgttcagCCCACCTTTTGAAACACCGGcctgttcacactggggagaggccgttcacctgctccgtgtgtgggaagggattcactcagtcatccagcctccagacacaccagcgagttcacactggggagaggccgttcacctgctccgtgtgtgggaagagattcactcagtcatcacacttcATTGAACACCAAGTTGTTCACACTGatcagagaccttttaaatgctctgactgcgAGAAGAGATTCAAAAGAAGAAatgacctgctgaaacaccagcgagttcacaccggggagaggccgttcacctgctccgtgtgtgggaagggattcacccgCTCAtcaaacctgctgacacaccagcgggttcacaccggggagaggccgttcacctgctccgtgtgtgggaagggattcactcggtcgtccgacctgctgagacaccagcgagttcacagtggggagagaccgttcacctgctcggtgtgcgggaagggattcaccgaGTCGTCCCACctactgagacaccagcgagttcacagcggggagaggccgttcacctgctccgcgtgcgggaagggattcactcagtcgtaCCACCTGCTgcgacaccagcgagttcacacgttCCAgaagttggattctgctgttcttgctgctgttaatcacatagAGGACTGA